The following are encoded in a window of Mumia flava genomic DNA:
- a CDS encoding BCCT family transporter, with amino-acid sequence MSASDTSETHDQHDPDDESIKATLERKSVKPSVFFPALILLLVVVGLSMAFPVRTGEVFGTLNDAVIGSVGWYYTLSVTGFVIFSLWMAIGRFGDLTLGPDDEGPEYGFFVWFSMLFAAGMGIGLVFWGAAEPLSFYVDPKPGWSGDDADIAHLSMAQTFLHWGVHAWAIYVVVGLALAYAIHRRGRSISLRWTLEPLLGDRVKGWVGDLIDVVAIVGTIAGVATSLGLGVSQISAGLVYLDVVDEATDPLMVALIVAITAIATISVVTGLDIGIKILSNFNIALAGVFAVVLLILGPTLFLLRSFVENIGAYLFEVIPLSFSTSAFFGEDGEAWQGAWTTFYWGWWISWAPFVGLFIARISRGRTVREFVFGVLLVPTLVSMVWFSILGGSALYQQIFGGGGLTNDDGTVTSENVLFNLVGDLPGGTLLVGIVILLVTIFFVTSSDSGSLVVDMLASGGDTNPPKWSRVMWAVIEGSVAIGLLLAGSRATDDPLDALGALQTGAILTAAPFSVIMIAMCFALYKVFKSEYREIQRLNRKARVRAMQDELGDAMTEQVTDHLVENFDDHFGEHVDSHVETALDRRSRWRRPLSRRSAGPDDPQE; translated from the coding sequence ATGAGCGCGAGCGACACGAGCGAGACGCACGACCAGCACGACCCGGACGACGAGAGCATCAAGGCGACGCTGGAGCGCAAGTCCGTCAAACCGTCGGTGTTCTTCCCGGCGCTGATCCTGCTGCTGGTGGTGGTGGGCCTCAGCATGGCGTTCCCGGTCCGGACCGGCGAGGTCTTCGGCACGCTCAACGACGCGGTGATCGGCTCGGTCGGCTGGTACTACACCCTGAGCGTCACCGGCTTCGTGATCTTCTCGCTCTGGATGGCGATCGGGCGGTTCGGCGACCTCACGCTCGGCCCCGACGACGAGGGTCCCGAGTACGGCTTCTTCGTCTGGTTCTCGATGCTGTTCGCCGCCGGGATGGGCATCGGTCTGGTCTTCTGGGGCGCCGCCGAGCCGCTCTCGTTCTACGTCGACCCGAAGCCGGGGTGGAGCGGCGACGACGCGGACATCGCCCACCTGTCGATGGCGCAGACCTTCCTGCACTGGGGCGTCCACGCCTGGGCGATCTACGTGGTCGTCGGCCTGGCCCTCGCGTACGCGATCCACCGGCGCGGTCGGTCGATCTCGCTGCGGTGGACCCTCGAGCCGCTGCTCGGCGACCGGGTCAAGGGGTGGGTCGGCGACCTGATCGACGTGGTCGCGATCGTCGGGACCATCGCCGGGGTCGCGACGTCGCTCGGTCTCGGCGTCTCCCAGATCTCGGCCGGCCTGGTCTACCTGGACGTCGTCGACGAGGCCACCGACCCGCTGATGGTGGCGCTGATCGTCGCGATCACCGCGATCGCGACGATCTCCGTCGTCACCGGCCTCGACATCGGCATCAAGATCCTGTCGAACTTCAACATCGCGCTCGCCGGCGTGTTCGCGGTCGTGCTCCTGATCCTCGGCCCGACGCTGTTCCTGCTGCGCAGCTTCGTGGAGAACATCGGCGCGTACCTCTTCGAGGTCATCCCGCTGAGCTTCTCGACGAGCGCGTTCTTCGGCGAGGACGGCGAGGCGTGGCAGGGCGCGTGGACGACGTTCTACTGGGGCTGGTGGATCTCGTGGGCGCCGTTCGTCGGGCTGTTCATCGCACGGATCTCACGCGGCCGGACGGTGCGCGAGTTCGTCTTCGGTGTGCTGCTCGTGCCGACGCTGGTCTCGATGGTGTGGTTCTCGATCCTCGGCGGCAGCGCGCTCTACCAGCAGATCTTCGGCGGCGGGGGTCTGACGAACGACGACGGCACGGTGACGAGCGAGAACGTGCTGTTCAACCTGGTCGGCGACCTGCCCGGCGGGACCTTGCTGGTCGGGATCGTGATCCTGCTCGTCACGATCTTCTTCGTGACCTCGTCGGACTCCGGCTCCCTGGTCGTCGACATGCTCGCGTCCGGAGGCGACACGAACCCTCCGAAGTGGAGCCGGGTGATGTGGGCGGTGATCGAGGGATCGGTCGCGATCGGGCTGCTCCTCGCAGGCAGCCGCGCGACCGACGATCCGCTCGATGCGCTCGGCGCCCTGCAGACCGGCGCGATCCTCACCGCGGCGCCGTTCAGCGTGATCATGATCGCGATGTGCTTCGCGCTCTACAAGGTGTTCAAGAGCGAGTACCGCGAGATCCAGCGGCTCAACCGCAAGGCGCGGGTCCGGGCGATGCAGGACGAGCTCGGCGACGCCATGACCGAGCAGGTCACCGACCACCTCGTCGAGAACTTCGACGACCACTTCGGTGAGCACGTCGACTCCCACGTCGAGACCGCGCTCGACCGCCGTTCGCGCTGGCGCCGTCCGCTCAGCCGCCGTTCAGCAGGACCCGACGACCCGCAGGAGTGA
- a CDS encoding DUF3060 domain-containing protein: MVGRRTAGLGAAAVMVLAVLAGCAEADDVTEDAAPSPASAVPTDAGTATDDGDPGEPGDEITIGPDQEHDVTSSEAARVHCDGGGEIDVRAATSVAITGSCEDVDVSATGATVSIEATDDLSVEGDENEVNVDQVREIDVEGARNDVSFGGSPQVDVTGPDNHVAGS, translated from the coding sequence ATGGTGGGACGGCGTACGGCGGGGCTCGGAGCAGCGGCGGTGATGGTCCTGGCGGTGCTGGCCGGCTGCGCCGAGGCGGATGACGTCACCGAGGACGCTGCACCGTCACCGGCGTCGGCCGTGCCGACCGACGCAGGCACGGCCACCGACGACGGCGACCCGGGCGAGCCGGGCGACGAGATCACGATCGGGCCCGACCAGGAGCACGACGTCACCTCCTCCGAGGCCGCGCGCGTGCACTGCGACGGTGGGGGCGAGATCGACGTCCGCGCTGCGACGAGCGTCGCGATCACGGGCTCCTGCGAGGACGTCGACGTCTCCGCGACCGGAGCGACCGTCAGCATCGAGGCCACCGACGACCTGTCGGTCGAGGGCGACGAGAACGAGGTGAACGTCGACCAGGTGCGTGAGATCGACGTCGAGGGGGCGCGCAACGACGTCTCGTTCGGCGGCTCTCCCCAGGTGGACGTCACCGGCCCCGACAACCACGTCGCGGGGTCCTGA
- a CDS encoding dihydrofolate reductase family protein yields MRPLIVTAFVSADGVMEAPGGEEGYRNSGWTFKDVEFDEAAYEIKGREQEETTALLLGRRSYEAFAPVWPTMEEFAEYNAMPRYVVSTTLESDDERWPATVLRSLDDVAALKETEGGPIAVHGSATLGHALADAGLVDRYHLLVFPLLLGAGKRLFSDADKDTTRLRLAEYEAYGNGIMKCVYDVNP; encoded by the coding sequence ATGAGACCACTGATCGTGACGGCGTTCGTCTCGGCCGACGGCGTGATGGAGGCGCCGGGCGGCGAGGAGGGGTACCGCAACTCCGGCTGGACGTTCAAGGACGTGGAGTTCGACGAGGCGGCCTACGAGATCAAGGGCCGCGAGCAGGAGGAGACGACGGCGCTGCTGCTCGGGCGGCGCAGCTACGAGGCGTTCGCGCCGGTGTGGCCGACGATGGAGGAGTTCGCGGAGTACAACGCGATGCCGCGCTACGTCGTGTCCACGACGCTCGAGTCCGACGACGAGCGGTGGCCGGCGACCGTCCTGCGGTCGCTCGACGACGTCGCGGCGCTGAAGGAGACCGAGGGCGGTCCGATCGCCGTCCACGGCAGCGCCACGCTGGGGCACGCGCTGGCCGATGCCGGTCTCGTGGACCGCTACCACCTGCTCGTCTTCCCGTTGCTCCTCGGGGCCGGCAAGCGCCTGTTCAGCGATGCTGACAAGGACACGACGAGGCTCCGGCTGGCCGAGTACGAGGCGTACGGCAACGGGATCATGAAGTGTGTCTACGACGTCAATCCTTGA
- a CDS encoding OsmC family protein: MSDQNAASANRDVVVRSLDNFASVATIGGEHSVVIDEPREFAGDGAAPNPFGLILSALGGCIAGTLRGVARQHDFDYADASVRLSLRVNRPTKGPLDPGERELRISRVMADVTITGSLTEEQQGLLRHGVETCPVGNTLRRSLNLVETVTFKG, encoded by the coding sequence ATGAGCGATCAGAACGCAGCCTCCGCCAACCGCGACGTCGTCGTGCGCAGCCTCGACAACTTCGCCTCCGTCGCCACGATCGGCGGTGAGCACTCCGTCGTGATCGACGAGCCGCGCGAGTTCGCGGGCGACGGCGCCGCCCCGAATCCGTTCGGCCTGATCCTCTCCGCGCTCGGCGGGTGCATCGCCGGCACGCTCCGAGGAGTCGCGCGCCAGCACGACTTCGACTACGCCGACGCCTCCGTACGGCTCTCGCTGCGGGTCAACCGGCCGACCAAGGGACCGCTGGACCCGGGCGAGCGCGAGCTGCGGATCTCGCGGGTGATGGCCGACGTCACCATCACCGGATCGCTCACCGAGGAGCAGCAGGGACTGCTGCGCCACGGCGTGGAGACCTGCCCGGTCGGCAACACCCTGCGCCGGTCGCTGAACCTGGTCGAGACCGTCACGTTCAAGGGCTGA
- a CDS encoding LLM class flavin-dependent oxidoreductase: MPDYGHELSFGAFLTPSNADPAAVVALAVHCEDAGLDLVTFQDHPYQPRFLDTWTLLSYVAARTRRVRLSGNVLNLPLRQPAVLARSVASLDLLSGGRTELALGAGAFWDAIVAMGGTRLSAGEAVQALGEAIDVVRGIWDTTDRRPLKVPGEFHRLDGAKRGPAPAHDVPIVLGAYGPRMLTLVGRKADGWLPSLGFARDLDLGAGNERIDAAAVEAGRDPRAIRRMLNVVGDGLHGTVADWPEQVAELALRDGISSFVLGTDDPELLSRYAREVAPAVREQVATARDGRAT; encoded by the coding sequence GTGCCGGACTACGGACACGAGCTCTCCTTCGGGGCGTTCCTGACGCCGAGCAACGCCGACCCCGCCGCCGTGGTCGCGCTGGCGGTGCACTGCGAGGACGCCGGCCTCGACCTCGTCACCTTCCAGGACCACCCGTACCAACCACGCTTCCTCGACACCTGGACCCTGCTGTCGTACGTCGCCGCGCGTACGCGGCGTGTCCGGCTGTCGGGCAACGTCCTGAACCTGCCGCTGCGCCAGCCGGCCGTGCTCGCGCGATCGGTGGCGAGCCTGGACCTGCTCAGCGGCGGGCGGACGGAGCTGGCTCTCGGCGCAGGGGCGTTCTGGGACGCGATCGTGGCGATGGGAGGCACCCGGCTCTCGGCAGGTGAGGCCGTGCAGGCGCTGGGCGAGGCGATCGACGTGGTCCGTGGGATCTGGGACACCACGGACCGCCGCCCGTTGAAGGTGCCGGGGGAGTTCCACCGGTTGGACGGGGCCAAGCGTGGCCCCGCGCCGGCGCACGACGTACCGATCGTTCTGGGGGCCTACGGGCCACGGATGCTGACGCTGGTCGGTCGGAAGGCGGACGGGTGGCTGCCCAGCCTCGGGTTCGCGCGCGACCTCGACCTCGGTGCGGGCAACGAGCGCATCGACGCGGCCGCGGTGGAGGCGGGACGCGACCCGCGGGCGATCCGCCGCATGCTGAACGTGGTCGGCGACGGCCTCCACGGCACGGTCGCGGACTGGCCCGAGCAGGTCGCGGAGCTTGCGCTGCGGGACGGCATCTCCAGCTTCGTGCTCGGGACCGACGACCCCGAGCTGCTGAGCCGGTACGCCCGCGAGGTCGCGCCGGCCGTCCGCGAGCAGGTCGCGACGGCACGGGACGGGCGCGCGACGTGA
- a CDS encoding TrpB-like pyridoxal phosphate-dependent enzyme: MTNGRIRITLDESEMPTHWYNIVADLPTPPPPPLHPGTHQPVGPDDLAPLFPPELIAQEVTAERYVEIPEPVRDVYRQYRPSPLVRARRWEQRLGTSARIYYKYEGVSPAGSHKTNTSVPQVYYNAINGVTRLTTETGAGQWGTALAYACALFGVECEVWQVGASYDTKPQRRTLIEVFGGKVHRSPSTLTGFGKGFDAGHPGSLGIAITEAVELAAQDEATKYALGSVLNHVLLHQSVIGQEAVLQLAKAGESGADHVIGCAGGGSNFAGLAFPFLRERLEGRQAPRITAVEPASCPTLTRGEYRYDFGDTGGMTPLMKMHTLGHDFVPSPIHAGGLRYHAMAPLVSHVVEEGMIDAVALHQSECFETATEFARTEGIVPAPESSHALAQVRRTALAAAEAGEEPVIVVGLSGHGLLELGAYDSFLHGRLGDDPLSDEDLASSLAAVPRIG, from the coding sequence ATGACGAACGGCCGGATCCGGATCACCCTCGACGAGTCGGAGATGCCGACGCACTGGTACAACATCGTCGCGGACCTGCCGACCCCGCCGCCTCCGCCGCTGCACCCGGGCACGCACCAGCCCGTGGGGCCGGACGACCTCGCGCCGCTCTTCCCGCCGGAGCTGATCGCCCAGGAGGTGACCGCCGAGCGCTACGTGGAGATCCCGGAGCCGGTGCGCGACGTGTACCGGCAGTACCGCCCGTCACCGCTCGTGCGCGCACGACGGTGGGAGCAGCGGCTCGGCACGTCCGCACGGATCTACTACAAGTACGAGGGTGTCTCGCCGGCCGGATCCCACAAGACGAACACCTCGGTGCCGCAGGTCTACTACAACGCGATCAACGGCGTCACGCGGCTCACGACCGAGACCGGGGCCGGGCAGTGGGGCACGGCTCTGGCGTACGCGTGCGCCCTGTTCGGCGTCGAGTGCGAGGTGTGGCAGGTCGGGGCGTCGTACGACACCAAGCCGCAGCGCCGCACCCTGATCGAGGTCTTCGGCGGGAAGGTGCACCGGTCGCCCAGCACGCTGACGGGGTTCGGCAAGGGCTTCGACGCCGGGCACCCCGGTTCGCTCGGCATCGCGATCACCGAGGCGGTCGAGCTGGCCGCCCAGGACGAGGCCACGAAGTACGCGCTGGGCTCGGTCCTCAACCACGTGCTGCTGCACCAGAGCGTGATCGGTCAGGAGGCCGTCCTCCAGCTCGCGAAGGCGGGCGAGTCCGGCGCCGACCACGTGATCGGGTGCGCCGGCGGCGGCTCGAACTTCGCCGGCCTCGCGTTCCCGTTCCTGCGGGAGAGGCTCGAGGGTCGCCAGGCACCGCGGATCACCGCTGTGGAGCCCGCGTCGTGCCCGACGCTGACCCGGGGCGAGTACCGCTACGACTTCGGCGACACCGGCGGCATGACGCCGCTCATGAAGATGCACACGCTGGGCCACGACTTCGTGCCGTCGCCGATCCACGCCGGCGGCCTGCGGTACCACGCGATGGCGCCGCTGGTCTCGCACGTCGTCGAGGAGGGGATGATCGACGCGGTCGCGCTGCACCAGAGCGAGTGCTTCGAGACGGCGACCGAGTTCGCCCGGACGGAGGGGATCGTGCCCGCCCCGGAGTCCTCGCACGCGCTCGCCCAGGTTCGGCGGACCGCGCTCGCCGCTGCCGAGGCCGGCGAGGAGCCGGTGATCGTGGTGGGTCTGTCCGGGCACGGGCTGCTCGAGCTCGGCGCGTACGACTCGTTCCTGCACGGCCGGCTCGGCGACGACCCGCTCAGCGACGAGGACCTCGCCTCGTCGCTCGCCGCGGTGCCGAGGATCGGCTGA
- a CDS encoding HhH-GPD-type base excision DNA repair protein: MTLHLVGDAEADRLLDSDPFALLTGMLLDQQYPMEAAFAGPHKIAERMGSFDVTTIAEADPDAFTTLCSTPPAVHRYPGAMAKRIQALAQLVVDEYDGDVTRIWTDGDPDGRTVLTRLKALPGFGDQKARIFLALLGKQRGVEPAGWREAAGAYGEPGSRRSIADVVDATTLGEVRAFKKEQKAAAKAAKG, from the coding sequence ATGACCCTGCACCTCGTCGGCGATGCCGAGGCCGACCGACTCCTGGACTCCGACCCCTTCGCGCTGCTGACCGGGATGCTGCTCGACCAGCAGTACCCGATGGAGGCCGCGTTCGCCGGACCGCACAAGATCGCCGAGCGGATGGGCTCGTTCGACGTCACCACGATCGCCGAGGCCGATCCCGACGCTTTCACCACTCTGTGCTCGACGCCGCCGGCCGTGCACCGCTACCCGGGGGCGATGGCGAAGCGGATCCAGGCGCTGGCCCAGCTGGTCGTCGACGAGTACGACGGCGACGTGACCCGGATCTGGACCGATGGCGACCCGGACGGCCGCACGGTCCTCACGCGCTTGAAGGCGCTGCCGGGATTCGGCGACCAGAAGGCGCGCATCTTCCTCGCGCTGCTCGGCAAGCAGCGCGGGGTGGAGCCGGCCGGGTGGCGCGAGGCCGCGGGGGCGTACGGCGAGCCGGGCTCGCGACGCTCGATCGCCGACGTCGTCGACGCCACCACGCTCGGCGAGGTCCGGGCGTTCAAGAAGGAGCAGAAGGCGGCCGCGAAGGCGGCGAAGGGCTGA
- a CDS encoding fluoride efflux transporter FluC produces the protein MSAAAFLLVCLGGAVGAAGRFVTDQSIRARWPTVLPVGTIAVNVVGSFVIGLAVTGLEGDAYRVVAIGFCGGFTTFSTATTETVRLVQAGDVRRALVNAFGTLLLAIAAAAAGLALGDAVFG, from the coding sequence ATGAGCGCGGCGGCGTTCCTCCTGGTCTGCCTCGGCGGGGCCGTGGGTGCGGCGGGGCGGTTCGTCACCGACCAGTCGATCCGCGCACGATGGCCGACGGTGCTCCCGGTCGGGACGATCGCGGTGAACGTCGTCGGCTCGTTCGTGATCGGGCTCGCGGTCACCGGCCTGGAGGGCGACGCGTACCGCGTGGTCGCGATCGGGTTCTGCGGCGGGTTCACGACGTTCTCGACGGCGACGACCGAGACGGTCCGCCTCGTCCAGGCCGGTGACGTGCGCCGCGCGCTCGTCAACGCCTTCGGCACGCTGCTGCTCGCGATCGCTGCCGCGGCCGCCGGGCTCGCTCTCGGCGACGCAGTCTTCGGCTGA
- a CDS encoding NfeD family protein, whose translation MAWVAWLGLAVLLGIAEAATLTFAFGLLAGAALVAAVVAGLGAPVLAQVLAFVLTGGVSLAVIRPIARRQMRQPPLLRDGTDALVGKTALVIHEVSARHGAVRLSGEEWTARPYDEHLVIPEGTFVDVMEIDGATAVVYPHEELS comes from the coding sequence ATGGCATGGGTCGCGTGGCTGGGGCTGGCGGTGCTGCTCGGCATCGCCGAGGCCGCGACGCTCACGTTCGCCTTCGGGCTGCTGGCCGGTGCCGCGCTCGTGGCCGCCGTGGTCGCCGGGCTCGGCGCGCCGGTGCTCGCCCAGGTGCTGGCGTTCGTCCTCACCGGTGGGGTGTCCCTGGCCGTCATCCGGCCGATCGCGCGCCGCCAGATGCGGCAGCCGCCGTTGCTGCGCGACGGCACCGACGCCCTCGTCGGCAAGACGGCCCTGGTCATCCACGAGGTCAGCGCCCGGCACGGCGCGGTGCGGCTGTCCGGCGAGGAGTGGACCGCCCGCCCGTACGACGAGCACCTCGTGATCCCCGAGGGCACGTTCGTCGACGTGATGGAGATCGACGGCGCCACGGCCGTCGTCTACCCGCACGAGGAGCTGTCGTGA
- a CDS encoding universal stress protein: MSVSRPHPWSDGPRSRPVVLGVDHDQNPVVVRAAARISAAMRTGLVCVWVDGSRTIVSDEPGALITTPLDPDETDEAVVAAERAMIERLSPLLVDAGVSWQLRYVVGEVVHGLAAVAEEVDACVIAVGTRRPGISGWMNELIGGSVAGRLAHSQLRPVLVVPQRRPGDGPEGGA; the protein is encoded by the coding sequence GTGAGTGTCTCGCGGCCCCATCCGTGGTCCGACGGCCCGCGTAGCCGCCCGGTCGTCCTCGGCGTGGATCACGACCAGAACCCGGTGGTCGTACGGGCGGCGGCGCGGATCTCGGCCGCCATGCGGACAGGACTGGTCTGCGTCTGGGTGGACGGGTCCCGCACGATCGTCAGCGACGAGCCCGGGGCCTTGATCACGACGCCGCTCGACCCCGACGAGACCGACGAGGCCGTGGTCGCGGCGGAGCGGGCGATGATCGAGCGGCTGAGCCCGCTGCTCGTGGACGCCGGCGTCTCCTGGCAGCTGCGGTACGTGGTCGGCGAGGTCGTGCACGGGCTGGCTGCCGTCGCCGAGGAGGTGGACGCCTGTGTGATCGCCGTCGGGACGCGGCGGCCGGGCATCAGCGGCTGGATGAACGAGCTGATCGGTGGCTCGGTCGCCGGCCGGCTCGCTCACAGCCAGCTGCGTCCGGTGCTGGTCGTCCCGCAGCGCCGTCCGGGCGACGGGCCCGAGGGCGGCGCGTGA
- a CDS encoding SRPBCC family protein: MVAHVLSLSQDVAAPPERVWEVLTDLPGTAAVLTGVTRIEVLTDGPYAVGTRWRETRRVFGREETQEMWVGAVDPPRSTVVRARAGGIDYDTTFTLEPSGAGTALTMEFRGEDTSTSRLKRLVETLTAPLGRSVTRKIMRRDLEDIAAAAEGRPSENAGS; encoded by the coding sequence GTGGTCGCGCACGTGCTCTCGCTCAGTCAGGATGTCGCCGCACCGCCCGAACGGGTGTGGGAGGTGCTCACCGACCTGCCCGGCACGGCCGCCGTGCTGACCGGCGTCACCCGGATCGAGGTCCTCACCGACGGTCCCTACGCCGTGGGCACCCGCTGGCGCGAGACCCGCCGGGTGTTCGGGCGCGAGGAGACGCAGGAGATGTGGGTCGGCGCAGTCGACCCGCCACGGTCCACCGTCGTCCGCGCCCGAGCCGGCGGCATCGACTACGACACGACGTTCACGCTCGAGCCTTCGGGAGCGGGCACCGCACTGACGATGGAGTTCCGCGGGGAGGACACGAGCACCAGCCGGCTCAAGCGGCTCGTGGAGACGTTGACCGCGCCGCTCGGACGGTCGGTGACGCGCAAGATCATGCGCCGCGACCTGGAGGACATCGCAGCCGCAGCCGAGGGCCGTCCGTCGGAGAACGCCGGGTCCTGA
- a CDS encoding MBL fold metallo-hydrolase, which yields MVSAVTWWGHSTATVEIGGRRVLTDPVLVDRFAHLRRHSASPDASAATADLVLVSHLHLDHFHVPSLRRLAPGTVVVVPESSSGLLSGLGLDVREAVAGDRLQLCGLSVEVLPADHPASRHRWSRRASMPIGFRVAGDDGSFWFPGDTGPATDLTGVSSVDLAMVPVGGWGPTLGEDHVDPVQAVRLVEQVGARWAVPVHWGTFWPVGMGRVAPATRRHFFETPGQRFADALAEAGADVEALVTPAGRRVLLNGG from the coding sequence GTGGTCAGCGCGGTGACGTGGTGGGGGCACTCGACGGCGACCGTCGAGATCGGCGGACGACGGGTGCTGACCGACCCCGTGCTCGTCGACCGCTTCGCGCACCTCCGACGGCACAGCGCGTCACCCGACGCCTCGGCCGCCACGGCCGACCTCGTGCTGGTCTCGCACCTGCACCTCGACCACTTCCACGTGCCGTCGCTGCGCCGGCTGGCTCCCGGGACCGTCGTGGTGGTGCCGGAGAGCAGCTCGGGGCTGTTGTCCGGTCTGGGCCTCGACGTGCGTGAGGCCGTGGCCGGCGACCGGCTGCAGCTGTGCGGACTGAGCGTCGAGGTCCTGCCCGCCGACCACCCGGCGAGCCGGCACCGGTGGTCGCGGCGCGCGTCGATGCCGATCGGGTTCCGGGTCGCCGGCGACGACGGCTCCTTCTGGTTCCCCGGCGACACGGGGCCCGCGACCGACCTGACCGGCGTCTCCTCCGTCGACCTCGCGATGGTCCCGGTCGGCGGCTGGGGGCCGACGCTGGGGGAGGACCACGTCGACCCGGTGCAGGCCGTACGGCTGGTCGAGCAGGTCGGGGCGCGCTGGGCCGTGCCGGTGCACTGGGGCACGTTCTGGCCCGTCGGGATGGGGCGGGTGGCGCCGGCGACGCGGCGGCACTTCTTCGAGACGCCCGGTCAGCGGTTCGCCGACGCCCTCGCCGAGGCGGGCGCCGACGTGGAGGCCCTGGTCACTCCTGCGGGTCGTCGGGTCCTGCTGAACGGCGGCTGA
- a CDS encoding SPFH domain-containing protein: MELIVPLIIAAVLVAFIALSAVRVVPQARRYNIERFGRYRATLQPGLNFIIPLVDRVNTKLDVREQVASSRPQPVITEDNLVVNIDTVLYYTITDPRAAAYEVANYLQAIDQLTVTTLRNVIGSMDLERTLTSREEINARLREVLDDATGKWGIRVNRVEIKAIDPPSTIKEAMEKQMRAERDKRAVILHAEGERQAKILSAEGSRQQEILIAQGDQQAAILRADGEAKAVERVFQAVHRNDADPKVLAYKYLEVLPDLAGGENNTFWVIPGELTEAVRTITSAFSDHERPASAFPRQLAGSGGAETGPDDEDPTVAAGAAEAESAIADADAEDAAVAAAEQAQAAVEDAKAEAEAARAASTGRAGG, translated from the coding sequence ATGGAACTCATCGTCCCGTTGATCATCGCGGCCGTCCTGGTCGCCTTCATCGCGCTGTCGGCCGTGAGGGTGGTGCCGCAGGCCCGCCGCTACAACATCGAGCGCTTCGGTCGCTACCGCGCGACCCTGCAACCGGGCCTGAACTTCATCATCCCTCTCGTGGACCGCGTCAACACCAAGCTCGACGTCCGCGAGCAGGTCGCGTCGTCGCGTCCGCAGCCGGTCATCACCGAGGACAACCTCGTGGTCAACATCGACACCGTCCTCTACTACACGATCACGGATCCGCGGGCCGCCGCGTACGAGGTGGCGAACTACCTCCAGGCGATCGACCAGCTGACCGTCACGACGCTGCGCAACGTGATCGGGTCGATGGACCTCGAGCGCACCCTGACCTCGCGCGAGGAGATCAACGCGCGGCTGAGGGAGGTGCTGGACGACGCCACCGGCAAGTGGGGGATCCGGGTGAACCGCGTCGAGATCAAGGCCATCGATCCGCCGTCGACGATCAAGGAGGCGATGGAGAAGCAGATGCGCGCCGAGCGCGACAAGCGGGCGGTGATCCTCCATGCCGAGGGCGAGCGACAGGCGAAGATCCTCAGTGCGGAGGGAAGCCGGCAGCAGGAGATCCTGATCGCTCAGGGCGACCAGCAGGCCGCGATCCTGCGCGCCGACGGCGAGGCGAAGGCCGTCGAGCGGGTCTTCCAGGCCGTGCACCGCAACGACGCCGACCCGAAGGTGCTCGCCTACAAGTACCTCGAGGTGCTGCCCGACCTCGCGGGCGGCGAGAACAACACGTTCTGGGTCATCCCGGGCGAGCTCACCGAGGCGGTCCGCACGATCACCTCGGCCTTCAGCGACCACGAGCGTCCCGCGAGCGCCTTCCCGCGCCAGCTCGCCGGGTCGGGAGGGGCCGAGACCGGACCCGACGACGAGGATCCCACGGTCGCGGCCGGCGCAGCCGAGGCCGAGAGCGCGATCGCCGACGCCGACGCGGAGGATGCTGCCGTCGCGGCCGCGGAGCAGGCCCAGGCAGCCGTGGAGGACGCCAAGGCGGAGGCCGAGGCGGCCAGGGCCGCATCGACCGGCCGCGCAGGCGGCTGA
- a CDS encoding fluoride efflux transporter FluC, which produces MSRPHHRVPGLVLVVALGGFLGTAARAGLAVWWPHDPDALPVATLTANLLGAFALGLLLEALIRSGDETPGRRRWRLGLGTGVLGGFTTYSSLALEVTDLLDAGKSGLALAYALGTVVVGFVACVLGVLLGARLHHRRRAVALPTDPDAADVDGDRA; this is translated from the coding sequence GTGAGCCGGCCCCACCACCGGGTGCCGGGACTCGTGCTGGTCGTCGCGCTCGGAGGGTTCCTCGGAACGGCCGCCCGCGCGGGCCTCGCGGTGTGGTGGCCCCACGACCCTGACGCCCTGCCGGTGGCGACGCTGACCGCGAACCTGCTCGGCGCCTTCGCCCTCGGTCTGCTGCTGGAGGCGCTGATCCGCTCCGGCGACGAGACACCGGGTCGGCGACGGTGGCGCCTCGGACTGGGTACGGGTGTGCTCGGCGGCTTCACGACGTACTCCAGCCTGGCGCTCGAGGTCACCGACCTGCTCGACGCGGGGAAGAGCGGACTCGCGCTCGCGTACGCCCTGGGGACAGTGGTCGTCGGGTTCGTGGCATGCGTCCTCGGCGTGCTGCTGGGTGCGCGGCTGCACCACCGGCGCCGTGCGGTCGCGCTGCCGACGGATCCCGACGCCGCCGACGTCGACGGAGACCGGGCATGA